One Candidatus Saccharibacteria bacterium RAAC3_TM7_1 genomic region harbors:
- a CDS encoding hypothetical protein (RAAC3_TM7_1_443) — MKAIGNKERAKGFTIIEVVLVLAIAGLIFLMVFIALPALQRSQRDSQRRNDVGTFISQLTQYSTNNNGGLPASGSVDDFATSYLKWKNDDTGEFKDPKTGKGYTLVGGVEQPDQGEMVYGGRNTTCDGEMVKTLGATETNNRQAAVAVALEGGGAFCQTIQQ; from the coding sequence ATGAAGGCAATAGGTAACAAAGAAAGAGCAAAAGGCTTCACGATCATTGAGGTGGTCTTGGTGTTGGCGATTGCCGGACTGATCTTCCTGATGGTCTTTATTGCTCTGCCGGCGCTGCAGCGCAGCCAGCGTGATAGCCAGCGCCGTAATGATGTCGGGACATTTATTAGTCAGTTAACACAGTATTCAACCAACAATAACGGCGGGCTGCCAGCCTCCGGAAGTGTCGATGACTTTGCCACTAGTTATTTGAAATGGAAGAACGATGATACTGGAGAATTCAAGGATCCAAAGACGGGTAAGGGCTACACACTTGTTGGCGGTGTCGAACAGCCAGACCAAGGGGAAATGGTCTATGGCGGCCGTAACACGACTTGTGACGGTGAAATGGTTAAGACTCTTGGGGCAACCGAGACAAATAACCGCCAAGCTGCAGTCGCAGTTGCACTAGAAGGCGGTGGCGCCTTTTGTCAGACGATTCAGCAGTAG
- a CDS encoding hypothetical protein (RAAC3_TM7_1_444) produces MMKIMTSVAFIMFGSVFGLLAGSFAGATVWRLRARQLAEDDERLMELTKRKKLSRDERLERAELAEDTAQRAAERHKLDPLLKKSFTTDRSRCLTCHHTLAWYDLLPLASWLGTGGRCRYCRTPIGRFEPLMELGSALLFGLFAWYWTTNYAQGGVLILTIWAVILVLMVVAFAYDAKWFLLPDTIMWPLIILSGIVAGLGVIQATNHGAALLSAVGAVLILSGLYLALWLLSKGAWIGFGDVKLGLALGLLLGQWQYALLALFLANCIGLLFVLPGLLSGKLSRHTHVPFGPFLIIGFFVTLLWGQEVIQLYQGGAMLFSDWLITLMV; encoded by the coding sequence ATGATGAAGATAATGACAAGCGTAGCCTTTATTATGTTTGGTAGCGTGTTCGGTTTACTCGCCGGCAGTTTTGCCGGTGCAACGGTGTGGCGGCTGCGCGCGCGGCAGCTGGCCGAGGACGATGAGCGCTTGATGGAGCTGACCAAACGAAAGAAACTGTCTCGCGACGAACGTCTGGAGCGGGCTGAACTGGCCGAAGATACGGCACAGCGAGCGGCTGAGCGCCACAAGCTTGACCCTTTGCTAAAGAAATCGTTTACTACCGATCGCTCGCGCTGTTTAACCTGTCATCATACGTTGGCTTGGTACGACTTGCTGCCGCTGGCGAGCTGGCTTGGTACTGGTGGGCGCTGTCGCTACTGCCGTACGCCAATTGGTCGGTTCGAGCCACTGATGGAGCTTGGGAGTGCATTACTTTTTGGGCTCTTTGCCTGGTACTGGACAACCAATTACGCGCAGGGGGGTGTGCTCATACTCACGATCTGGGCGGTGATATTGGTGTTGATGGTAGTCGCATTTGCTTACGATGCCAAGTGGTTCCTGCTGCCAGATACGATTATGTGGCCACTGATTATCCTGAGTGGAATCGTAGCAGGACTTGGTGTCATACAGGCTACGAACCATGGGGCAGCGCTCCTTTCAGCCGTTGGTGCCGTCCTGATACTATCCGGCCTATATCTGGCGTTGTGGCTGCTTTCAAAAGGCGCTTGGATCGGCTTTGGCGACGTCAAACTAGGATTGGCATTGGGGCTACTACTGGGGCAGTGGCAATATGCTCTGTTGGCATTATTCCTGGCCAACTGTATCGGGCTGTTATTTGTACTGCCGGGTCTTTTGAGTGGTAAACTGTCGCGGCACACGCACGTCCCCTTTGGTCCCTTTCTGATTATTGGTTTTTTTGTGACACTTCTCTGGGGGCAGGAAGTAATCCAGCTTTATCAGGGCGGGGCAATGTTATTTAGCGATTGGCTGATAACGCTCATGGTATAA
- a CDS encoding hypothetical protein (RAAC3_TM7_1_445): MIRAGIRSGFTIIETMLFLAISGGLTVMILAGSGTMISQQRYKDAASRTQYLIQEQYASTVNTLNARQGSSWRCNPATGEVSQDSGEGVGAQWRGASECEIIGRFIQFNGNGREIITGNVTGYRFQATPSPTNDLQAFGQYHLARMTEGSESRPVSWGASITHPTSEAIDNELILILRSPFSGTLRTFITSAYHPFDGEAIIPNSLLASFNGRAVLCINPEGFSIGEKLGIVIEAGASGTSAIKQQASGSGC, translated from the coding sequence ATGATACGGGCAGGGATACGCAGCGGGTTTACAATTATCGAGACAATGCTCTTTCTAGCGATCAGCGGAGGCTTAACGGTGATGATCTTGGCCGGTTCAGGTACAATGATCTCGCAGCAGCGCTATAAAGACGCCGCCAGCCGTACACAATATTTGATTCAGGAGCAATACGCCAGTACTGTTAATACGTTAAATGCGCGCCAAGGTAGTAGTTGGCGCTGTAACCCAGCAACAGGGGAAGTCAGTCAGGACAGCGGCGAAGGGGTTGGCGCACAGTGGCGTGGTGCCAGCGAATGTGAGATTATTGGTCGGTTTATACAATTTAACGGTAATGGCCGAGAGATTATCACCGGCAACGTCACTGGCTACCGCTTTCAGGCAACCCCAAGCCCGACAAATGATCTGCAGGCATTCGGGCAGTATCATCTGGCTCGGATGACTGAGGGCAGCGAGAGTCGGCCAGTGTCGTGGGGAGCCAGTATTACGCACCCGACTAGTGAGGCGATTGATAATGAGCTGATACTGATACTGCGTTCACCGTTCTCGGGCACGCTTCGTACCTTTATTACCAGCGCTTACCATCCGTTTGATGGTGAGGCGATCATCCCAAATTCGCTCCTTGCGAGCTTTAATGGACGAGCAGTGCTTTGTATCAACCCGGAGGGATTTTCGATTGGTGAAAAACTTGGTATCGTGATCGAGGCGGGCGCCAGCGGCACCAGTGCTATCAAGCAGCAAGCCAGCGGGAGTGGATGTTGA
- a CDS encoding hypothetical protein (RAAC3_TM7_1_446): protein MRRRWDQGDTIIEVLSAVVVFSLLAIGVISIMNQGINGAQRALEITLVRQQMDAQAEVLRYINQGYLAGLSDSGKIDDNLSTQWRAIQAKAETTTSISPHADDTSRCPAIPSQAFIMDAKRQELSSAHIYSMTESFDGSTLTPPPYAQVVYNDFNLDRTFGIWIEAAAAPEQAGIRHIDFYIRSCWQGPGTGTTVNLDTIVRLYDTTS, encoded by the coding sequence ATGCGCCGGCGTTGGGATCAAGGCGATACGATTATTGAAGTACTGAGTGCTGTTGTCGTTTTCAGTCTGCTTGCGATTGGGGTCATATCGATCATGAACCAAGGGATCAATGGCGCTCAGCGAGCACTCGAGATTACGCTAGTGCGCCAGCAGATGGATGCCCAGGCGGAAGTGCTTCGCTACATCAACCAAGGCTATCTTGCTGGTCTCAGTGACTCTGGTAAGATCGATGACAATTTATCTACTCAGTGGCGGGCGATCCAGGCCAAAGCAGAAACAACGACAAGCATTTCACCTCATGCCGATGATACGTCGCGGTGTCCGGCTATTCCTTCACAGGCTTTTATAATGGATGCTAAGCGGCAAGAACTTTCCTCGGCTCACATTTACTCCATGACGGAAAGTTTTGACGGTTCCACACTGACACCGCCGCCCTATGCTCAGGTAGTCTACAACGATTTTAACCTCGACCGGACATTTGGAATTTGGATCGAAGCGGCCGCGGCTCCAGAGCAAGCTGGCATCCGACACATAGATTTCTATATCCGTAGTTGCTGGCAAGGCCCAGGCACCGGTACAACGGTAAACCTTGATACGATTGTGAGACTTTATGATACGACGTCGTAA
- a CDS encoding hypothetical protein (RAAC3_TM7_1_447), with protein MIRRRNTLAFTMIELMLAMSFVAILMMAITFLTIHVSNLYTRGVTLKEVNQTGLAITEDMQRTIGATAPFDINQGSGTSRYVEVADRGGRLCTGQYSYAWNYANSLQGHALPYTTYQDTNKPVRLVRVLDPEAYLCRTAMNNVIDPAKTTNLLQAGERDLALYSFTISTNAASSFVSQALYTVSFTLGTIQEGQIDSVNKTCKPPKEGVGYEDYCAINEFNIVVRAGNSEGNE; from the coding sequence ATGATACGACGTCGTAATACGCTCGCCTTTACGATGATCGAGCTAATGCTGGCGATGAGTTTTGTTGCCATCCTAATGATGGCGATTACGTTTTTAACAATTCATGTTAGTAATCTCTATACACGAGGTGTTACGCTCAAGGAGGTAAACCAAACCGGCCTGGCGATTACTGAAGATATGCAGCGGACGATTGGCGCAACGGCACCCTTTGATATCAACCAAGGATCGGGTACGAGCCGTTATGTAGAAGTAGCTGACCGAGGCGGGCGACTGTGTACTGGCCAGTATAGCTATGCTTGGAACTATGCAAATAGCCTGCAGGGACATGCATTGCCATATACGACCTATCAGGACACGAATAAACCAGTAAGACTCGTACGGGTACTTGATCCAGAGGCGTATCTCTGCCGAACCGCCATGAACAATGTAATAGATCCGGCGAAAACCACTAATCTATTGCAGGCGGGTGAGCGTGACTTGGCGCTCTACAGTTTCACGATCAGTACCAACGCGGCAAGCTCATTTGTCAGCCAGGCGCTCTACACAGTCTCTTTTACACTGGGAACGATCCAAGAAGGTCAAATTGACTCAGTAAATAAAACCTGCAAGCCACCGAAAGAAGGTGTGGGATATGAGGATTATTGTGCTATAAATGAATTTAATATAGTTGTGCGCGCAGGTAATAGCGAGGGGAATGAATAA
- a CDS encoding hypothetical protein (RAAC3_TM7_1_448), giving the protein MKTIQGQYSRERGAVSIFIVIFTALLVTVVTVGFVQLIVQNQQQASQADLSQSAYDSALAGVEDAKRALALDKKCRASNNTVTGVNCVQLHTALVSSECSTLQQIFNGANSGETIVRRQGSSGNADVALDQAYTCVKIIQNTPDYRRSGLTSERSHLIPLRVAPGQSFNQVEVEWFTKKDSGLDDSTPAALTYPQVSPPLLPADTDGWGGDQTPPLLRAQLIQTGSNFSLSDFDNQSGDGSDANTLFLYPALVGSSSYSFAQDNRLTGVNSPKQVVCDRNTYTNGGYACKVTLTLPRPIGTADLRQRNALLRLSVLYNTTRYRITLKNNGTPINFYGVQSEVDATGRANDLFRRVEARVELDSTDFPYPEETVYLYGSLCKDFYVTNRAQHYDAGKCEPSYGAEEVTP; this is encoded by the coding sequence ATGAAAACAATACAAGGGCAGTATAGTAGGGAGCGAGGAGCTGTCTCGATCTTTATTGTTATTTTTACGGCGTTACTTGTTACTGTAGTGACAGTAGGCTTTGTCCAGCTGATTGTACAGAACCAGCAGCAGGCTTCTCAGGCCGATTTGTCGCAGAGCGCCTACGATTCTGCGCTCGCCGGTGTTGAGGACGCCAAACGGGCGCTGGCACTGGATAAAAAATGTCGTGCAAGCAACAACACAGTAACGGGCGTGAACTGCGTTCAACTTCATACGGCACTGGTTTCGAGTGAATGTAGTACGCTACAACAAATATTCAACGGTGCCAACAGCGGTGAGACAATTGTCCGCCGGCAAGGTAGCTCCGGTAACGCCGATGTTGCGCTTGACCAAGCGTACACTTGCGTCAAAATTATTCAGAATACACCCGATTATCGTCGCAGCGGTCTGACCAGCGAGCGCTCCCATTTAATTCCGCTAAGGGTAGCACCCGGTCAGTCGTTCAACCAAGTTGAGGTCGAGTGGTTTACTAAAAAGGACAGTGGTCTCGACGATAGTACTCCTGCGGCGCTGACATACCCGCAAGTAAGCCCGCCGCTGCTGCCAGCCGACACCGACGGATGGGGGGGAGATCAGACGCCGCCACTTCTGCGGGCGCAGCTGATCCAGACCGGTAGCAATTTCTCGCTGTCTGACTTTGATAATCAATCAGGTGACGGCAGTGATGCCAATACATTGTTCTTGTATCCGGCACTTGTAGGCTCCTCTAGCTATAGTTTCGCGCAGGATAATCGCCTGACGGGAGTTAATAGTCCGAAGCAAGTCGTTTGCGATAGGAATACCTATACGAATGGTGGGTACGCCTGCAAAGTTACGCTCACGCTTCCACGGCCGATCGGCACGGCTGATCTCAGGCAGCGCAACGCTCTGTTGCGGCTCAGTGTTCTCTATAACACGACGCGCTACCGAATCACCTTAAAGAACAACGGCACTCCTATAAACTTTTATGGTGTCCAGTCAGAGGTGGATGCAACGGGTCGGGCAAATGATTTGTTCAGACGAGTCGAAGCCCGAGTTGAGCTTGACTCGACCGACTTTCCCTATCCTGAAGAGACCGTATATCTCTACGGAAGTTTGTGCAAGGATTTCTACGTTACCAATCGTGCCCAACACTACGATGCCGGAAAGTGCGAGCCGTCATACGGTGCCGAAGAAGTCACCCCGTAA
- a CDS encoding Tyrosine recombinase XerD (RAAC3_TM7_1_449), with the protein MYTSELLLDFVESLEVEGGRSARTAENYRLYLERFVEFTGDIQVEKITTETIRKYRLWLNRYQNEYQEDLATITQSYHLIALRGFLRYLSDRNIPSLSPDKIKLPKVSRKQVTFLHVEEIDRLLNAIDTSDEPGLRDRAIIELLFSSGLRVSELVGLNRGNINTRRREFMVRGKGQKDRPVFITEAAADHVNDYLNARLDNLPPLFISYSRNNVASQSGDFRRLTPRSIQRMINKYARLAGITKHVSPHTMRHSFATDLLMNGADLRSVQSMLGHSNIATTQVYTHVTDEHLRDIHQRFHS; encoded by the coding sequence ATGTATACCTCGGAATTACTCCTAGATTTCGTTGAGTCGCTGGAAGTCGAAGGTGGCCGCTCCGCGCGGACAGCTGAAAATTACCGACTCTATCTTGAGCGTTTTGTTGAATTTACTGGTGATATCCAAGTGGAAAAAATCACTACCGAAACGATCCGTAAATACCGCCTCTGGCTCAACCGCTACCAAAATGAGTACCAGGAAGACTTGGCGACCATTACGCAGAGTTACCACCTGATTGCTCTACGCGGCTTTCTGCGTTATCTGTCCGACCGCAATATTCCTAGCCTCTCCCCAGATAAGATTAAGCTGCCGAAAGTCAGCCGTAAACAGGTTACCTTCCTTCATGTCGAGGAGATCGACCGTCTGCTCAACGCCATCGATACCAGTGACGAACCAGGCTTACGTGACCGGGCAATTATCGAGCTGCTCTTTTCCAGTGGTCTGCGCGTTTCAGAACTCGTTGGCCTCAACCGCGGCAATATCAACACGCGTCGGCGTGAATTTATGGTGCGTGGCAAAGGTCAGAAGGATCGACCAGTTTTTATCACTGAAGCCGCCGCCGACCATGTCAACGACTATCTGAATGCACGACTCGATAACCTACCGCCCCTGTTTATCAGCTACAGTCGCAACAATGTCGCCAGCCAAAGCGGCGACTTCCGCCGCCTAACACCACGAAGCATCCAGCGCATGATCAACAAATATGCCCGGCTTGCTGGTATCACTAAGCATGTCTCACCGCATACTATGCGCCATAGTTTCGCCACCGACCTATTAATGAATGGTGCCGATCTTCGTAGCGTCCAATCAATGCTCGGTCATAGCAATATCGCTACGACCCAGGTCTACACCCACGTGACTGACGAACATCTTCGCGATATTCACCAGCGGTTTCATAGCTAG
- a CDS encoding Undecaprenyl-diphosphatase (RAAC3_TM7_1_450) — protein sequence MSLLEVIVLGLVQGLTEFIPISSSGHLVVAQTLFGSGSDHLFLEAINIGTFLALVVYFFPKIMTIVRLLIEKREGRLVRNILITSVPAGLVGYVAADFISGSAFFGSIIVVMGTLLVVGILMIILEKLPRLSEARDGEALSAGRAFLVGIAQMLALIPGVSRSGSTIIAGRLLGLNPKEAAEYSFLASLPIMAGVTLKVFLTDGDYLAAHATDLVIGNIVAFLSGLMAVSFLMRYLAYHDLRLFGWYRVALAAIIGVTLLVQL from the coding sequence ATGAGTTTGCTCGAGGTTATCGTACTCGGCCTAGTGCAGGGATTGACTGAGTTTATTCCGATTAGTAGTTCGGGGCATTTGGTGGTCGCTCAAACACTGTTCGGGAGCGGTTCCGACCACTTATTTCTCGAAGCGATCAATATTGGTACCTTCTTGGCACTAGTTGTGTATTTCTTCCCGAAAATTATGACAATCGTCCGCCTCTTGATCGAGAAGAGGGAAGGACGGCTCGTCCGTAACATATTGATCACCTCCGTTCCGGCAGGATTGGTTGGCTACGTAGCGGCGGACTTTATCAGTGGCTCGGCCTTTTTTGGTAGCATTATCGTTGTAATGGGCACGCTTCTCGTTGTCGGTATCTTAATGATTATCCTCGAAAAATTGCCGCGGCTTTCTGAGGCTCGTGATGGCGAGGCGTTGAGCGCAGGAAGGGCATTTCTTGTCGGCATTGCGCAAATGCTGGCGCTTATTCCAGGCGTTTCGCGCTCCGGATCAACTATCATTGCCGGGCGCTTGCTAGGGCTTAACCCCAAGGAAGCTGCTGAGTATAGTTTTCTCGCATCGCTACCGATTATGGCCGGCGTAACGTTGAAGGTGTTCCTGACTGACGGCGACTACCTGGCTGCTCATGCGACGGATCTCGTCATCGGCAATATCGTCGCTTTCCTATCGGGCCTTATGGCGGTCAGTTTCCTGATGCGTTATCTGGCGTACCACGATCTGCGGCTATTTGGCTGGTACCGTGTGGCGCTCGCTGCTATCATTGGCGTCACGCTTTTGGTACAATTATAG
- a CDS encoding hypothetical protein (RAAC3_TM7_1_451) yields MSSNVEQTLVLFKPDTVQRGLVGEILTRFERVGLKVVATKMIAPDRDHYYRHYEDIGQMVTRRGQKAFDVTLSMMTEGPVIAMVFEGVEAVSLVRKMVGGTEPKSALPGTIRGDFSHMSFEYADGQDKGIPNLIHASGDPDEAEKEINHWFSDGELYDYHALNEKFTR; encoded by the coding sequence ATGAGCAGTAATGTTGAACAGACATTAGTATTATTTAAGCCGGACACGGTTCAACGTGGCCTCGTGGGCGAGATTCTGACGCGTTTTGAGCGAGTTGGCCTCAAGGTCGTTGCCACCAAAATGATTGCTCCCGACCGCGACCACTACTACCGACATTATGAGGATATTGGTCAAATGGTGACACGCCGAGGCCAAAAGGCTTTCGATGTGACACTGTCGATGATGACGGAAGGTCCGGTGATCGCGATGGTCTTTGAGGGTGTCGAAGCGGTCTCATTGGTACGCAAGATGGTCGGTGGTACCGAGCCTAAGTCAGCACTTCCAGGTACGATCCGCGGCGACTTCTCGCACATGAGCTTTGAGTATGCCGACGGTCAGGACAAAGGTATTCCAAACTTGATTCATGCGTCGGGCGACCCGGACGAAGCTGAAAAGGAGATCAACCACTGGTTTTCTGACGGGGAGCTATACGACTACCATGCGTTGAACGAAAAATTCACCCGTTAA
- a CDS encoding hypothetical protein (RAAC3_TM7_1_452): protein MKKHTKNIQQFEGQREGETLLFVFRRHIIAMRKGFYGLLIPFAITAIPPLIWQDNLQLFLLPLGGLLLGLLIFSYHFVLWYYTVYIVTDQRIRQVTQKGFFGTDVVELRLSKIQNISYNIPGFSGELFGFGTIVIQTFVGDLVIHKVEHPDKIYNKLQDAVLNAIEKQGAYEKTEDQET, encoded by the coding sequence ATGAAAAAACACACCAAGAATATACAGCAGTTTGAAGGCCAGCGTGAGGGTGAAACGCTTCTCTTCGTCTTCCGTCGCCATATCATCGCGATGCGAAAAGGGTTCTATGGGCTGCTTATTCCCTTTGCTATCACGGCTATTCCGCCACTTATCTGGCAAGATAATCTACAATTATTCTTACTTCCGCTCGGTGGGCTACTTCTTGGCTTGCTGATTTTTTCATACCATTTTGTACTGTGGTACTATACTGTCTACATTGTAACTGACCAACGTATCCGTCAGGTTACCCAAAAAGGGTTTTTTGGTACCGATGTCGTCGAGCTACGGCTGTCAAAGATTCAAAACATAAGCTATAATATACCTGGCTTTAGCGGTGAACTATTCGGCTTTGGCACTATTGTCATTCAGACATTTGTCGGTGACCTGGTGATTCATAAGGTCGAACATCCCGATAAAATTTACAACAAGCTGCAAGATGCTGTCTTGAACGCGATCGAAAAGCAAGGAGCGTATGAAAAAACCGAGGATCAAGAGACGTAA
- a CDS encoding hypothetical protein (RAAC3_TM7_1_453) — MKKPRIKRRKKEAPEAPARITNETVAEHREKILAGGRRFKYPHQYARHRLVINAILISLATLVILVVVAWWQLYPMQNTSTFFYRLTRILPVPVASVDGTSVRYSDYLVSLSGSKHYLEQTEGLNLDSADGKRQIEYIKRQALDSAIADTYAAKIAREKNITVSDSEVEAAIDASRDTVSGRISREVYDDSAYSTFGYEADEYRDILQRALLRQKVAYAVDGTARDAKTTAEGYIRQAKKPTLSALATQLKKAGFVVQAGSSGSVPLTNHDGGLTQAARQLTKGKVSGFLSSTTGDGYYLVQLTSKTETQLSYDFLKIPLTEFDRGLQQLASKRAIREYISVSKTTSEIIYNK; from the coding sequence ATGAAAAAACCGAGGATCAAGAGACGTAAGAAAGAGGCGCCGGAAGCACCGGCTCGCATTACTAATGAAACCGTCGCTGAACACCGCGAAAAAATCTTGGCAGGCGGACGCCGTTTTAAGTATCCGCATCAGTATGCCAGGCATAGACTGGTAATAAATGCCATACTTATCTCACTAGCGACGCTCGTTATCCTTGTAGTTGTGGCCTGGTGGCAGCTTTACCCGATGCAAAATACCAGTACCTTCTTTTATCGACTGACGCGCATTTTACCGGTGCCGGTTGCATCGGTAGACGGCACATCGGTACGTTATAGCGATTATTTGGTGAGTTTGAGCGGGTCAAAACATTATTTGGAACAAACCGAGGGGTTGAATCTCGATTCAGCAGACGGCAAAAGACAAATTGAATATATAAAACGCCAGGCGCTTGATAGTGCAATCGCCGATACTTATGCCGCAAAGATCGCCCGCGAAAAGAACATTACTGTAAGTGATAGTGAGGTAGAAGCGGCGATTGACGCTAGTCGTGACACCGTGAGTGGCCGTATATCGCGCGAAGTCTATGACGACTCGGCATACAGCACCTTCGGATACGAGGCGGATGAGTACCGTGATATCTTGCAGCGCGCGTTGCTTCGTCAAAAGGTTGCCTATGCTGTAGACGGGACGGCTAGGGATGCTAAAACGACTGCCGAGGGGTATATCCGCCAGGCCAAAAAGCCAACGCTCAGCGCACTAGCGACGCAACTGAAAAAAGCAGGCTTCGTCGTGCAAGCGGGCTCGTCAGGTTCTGTCCCACTAACCAATCATGACGGTGGATTAACACAAGCAGCCAGGCAGCTGACAAAAGGCAAGGTATCGGGTTTTCTGAGTTCGACGACTGGAGACGGCTACTACTTGGTGCAACTAACGTCAAAAACCGAGACACAGCTCAGTTACGATTTTTTGAAAATTCCTCTGACTGAGTTTGACCGTGGGCTGCAGCAGCTAGCGAGCAAGCGCGCTATTCGAGAATATATTTCGGTCAGTAAAACGACCAGTGAAATTATCTACAATAAATAA
- a CDS encoding Superoxide dismutase (RAAC3_TM7_1_454) yields MYQLPELGYGYDSLGGYISKDIMELHHSKHHQAYIDKLNKALDEAPALKERSLESLLGDLDSLPDVVRTAVRNNGGGHYNHSLFWQWMSPNGGGEPNGELATRLEEKYGSFQGFVDEFTTKSLSVFGSGWCWLQPDMEIITTANQDAPIMQGLSAPLLGLDVWEHAYYLDYKNKRDDYVKAWWNTVDWKFVSSRLEGR; encoded by the coding sequence ATGTACCAATTACCAGAGCTCGGCTACGGCTACGATTCCTTAGGGGGCTATATAAGCAAAGATATCATGGAGCTGCATCATTCCAAGCACCATCAGGCCTATATCGACAAATTGAATAAAGCACTCGACGAGGCGCCGGCACTCAAAGAACGCAGTCTTGAGTCACTACTTGGTGACCTCGACAGTCTGCCGGATGTTGTGCGGACGGCTGTGCGCAACAATGGTGGTGGTCATTATAACCACAGTTTATTCTGGCAGTGGATGAGTCCGAACGGTGGCGGCGAACCAAACGGAGAATTGGCGACTCGATTAGAAGAGAAATACGGCAGTTTTCAAGGGTTCGTAGATGAATTTACCACGAAATCCCTGAGTGTCTTTGGTAGCGGCTGGTGTTGGCTTCAGCCTGATATGGAAATTATTACAACAGCCAACCAGGACGCGCCGATCATGCAGGGACTCTCGGCACCACTGCTTGGCCTGGACGTCTGGGAGCATGCCTACTACCTGGACTACAAGAATAAGCGCGACGATTACGTAAAGGCGTGGTGGAATACGGTTGATTGGAAGTTTGTGTCGTCAAGGCTCGAGGGGAGGTAG
- a CDS encoding hypothetical protein (RAAC3_TM7_1_455), giving the protein MKHIIHSAFKQVIADRVLMLFCIGIVVASAVYILYVALSLHASDLQLAIRYTSYGETHIYRDKWYYLLSFIGLGLVFMAVHIGVIVKLHMNGLRQLGYAVGWLSVVMLALMFIYTHAVLGIAYLS; this is encoded by the coding sequence ATGAAACATATCATTCATTCAGCATTCAAACAAGTAATTGCCGACCGGGTATTGATGCTATTTTGTATCGGCATTGTTGTTGCTAGTGCTGTCTATATTCTCTACGTCGCCCTGTCTCTCCACGCTAGTGACTTGCAACTTGCCATTCGGTACACCTCGTATGGCGAAACACATATTTACCGAGATAAATGGTACTACTTATTGTCATTCATTGGACTTGGTTTAGTGTTTATGGCTGTCCATATCGGGGTGATAGTAAAGCTTCATATGAATGGACTTAGACAGCTTGGATATGCCGTTGGCTGGCTCAGCGTGGTGATGCTGGCTTTGATGTTTATTTACACGCATGCCGTACTCGGCATCGCGTACCTTAGTTAA